One window of the bacterium genome contains the following:
- a CDS encoding DUF4258 domain-containing protein, protein MRPDDVVYIILTGKIIEEYPKRNRFLVYGTIFNNIPLHAVCDVSMIGILFIVTVYIPDSSEWINFQIRKVKNDEAL, encoded by the coding sequence ATAAGACCAGATGATGTTGTTTATATCATCTTAACAGGAAAGATCATTGAAGAGTATCCTAAAAGAAATCGATTCTTAGTTTACGGAACAATCTTTAACAATATACCTTTACATGCTGTTTGCGATGTTTCAATGATAGGGATTCTCTTTATAGTAACAGTATATATCCCAGATAGTTCAGAATGGATCAATTTCCAAATAAGGAAGGTGAAAAATGATGAAGCACTTTAA
- a CDS encoding YgiT-type zinc finger protein, whose product MMKHFNCPECNGDVTDGRVKMDYNLGWIKLTIKNVPANVCSECGQEFIDGPIAENLNRLVDRVAEDVGSFSKKIPILQEEIKEVAIAI is encoded by the coding sequence ATGATGAAGCACTTTAATTGCCCAGAATGTAATGGGGATGTAACCGACGGAAGGGTAAAGATGGATTATAATTTAGGCTGGATAAAACTGACCATAAAAAATGTTCCAGCTAATGTCTGCTCAGAGTGTGGACAGGAGTTTATCGATGGCCCGATAGCTGAGAATCTTAATAGGTTGGTAGATCGAGTGGCCGAGGATGTAGGTAGTTTTTCCAAAAAGATACCTATTCTTCAAGAGGAAATAAAAGAAGTTGCTATAGCAATATAG